The window CGAAAATAGATACTACGGTTAATCAATCAACATTAACACAAATAAATTCAGAGCTTCTTGAGTGGCCGGAAGGATTCAATGTGTTCGGCAAACTGCAAAAAATATTGAAACGCAGACTAGATGTTTTTGAGAATCATGGAAAAATTGATTGGGGCCATGCTGAAGTATTAGCTTTTGCTTCAATCTTAAAGGATGGCACACCTATTCGGTTAGCGGGACAGGATTCTGAAAGAGGGACGTTCTCCCATCGCAATATTGTTTTATCGGATGAAAAGACGGGAGAGAAGTATAGCCCAATGCATAAAATCAGTGCAGCAAATGCATCCTTTGCTGTCCATAATAGTACGCTATCCGAAGCTGCGATACTTGGATTTGAATACGGATACAATGTAATTTCTCCTGAAACGCTTGTATTGTGGGAAGCTCAATTTGGAGATTTTGCTAATGGTGCGCAAGTTATCCTTGATCAATTCATTTCTTCAGGCCGTTCCAAGTGGGGTCAAAGGTCAGGAATTGTGATGCTGCTGCCGCACGGTTATGAAGGCCAGGGACCTGAACATTCCAGTGCAAGACTGGAACGTTTTCTGCAAATGGCTGCTGAAAATAACTGGACTGTTGCGAATGTATCGTCTTCAGCACAATACTTCCATCTTTTAAGAAGACAAGCAGCAATCTTGAATACAGATGCAGTAAGGCCTTTAGTTTTAATGACTCCAAAAAGCTTACTGCGGAATCCTTCGGCAGGGTCATATTTAGAGGAATTTACAAATGGTCAGTTCCATCCGTGTATTGAGCAGCCAGGACTTGGAACCGAACGGGATCAAGTAGAACGAATTGTCTTCTGTACAGGCCGCCTGGCAGTAGAGCTAGGTGACAATGTAAAGGATACGGAATCCTTTAATTGGCTGGATATTATTAGAATAGAAGAATTGTATCCTTTCCCAGCGGAACAAATTAAAAAGATAATCCATCAATACAAAAACGTAAAGGAAATTGTATGGACCCAAGAAGAACCGCAAAATATGGGCGCTTGGAATTATATTGCTCCCTGCCTGGAACAGTTGTTGCCAGATTCTATTAAAGTTTCCTATATTGGAAGGCCAAGCATGTCCAGTCCTTCCGAGGGAGACCCGGCCATTCATAAAAATGAGCAGGCAAGAATTATCAATGCGACATTAACAAAAACCGAAAATCTGAAAAAGAACCCTATACATGCTTAAGGAAGGAAGTGCAAGGAAATGGCGAAGATCGTCATCCCTCAATTAGCTGAATCAATAACAGAAGGTACCATTGCACAATGGATTAAACACCCCGGTGATGTTGTTTCAACAGGAGATTATATTTTGGAACTCGAAACAGATAAAGTCAATGTGGAAATTACTTCTGAGTTCAGTGGGGTATTAAAAGAAATTTTGAAAGAAGAAGGCGATAACGTAGCGGTTGGAGAAGCAGTTGCGGTTATTGAGGAAACTGGTAGTGGTTCCACAAAACAGGCAAATGAATTGCCTGTTGCAGAAGACACAACTGCAGTAAATGAAGAGACAGCCACAGAAGAAACGCCGGCGGCAAATGAAGCGCCAACTGATGAAGGAAAACCTGCTTCAACTAACGAAGTCATTGCTTCTCCAGCTGCAAGAAAGTTAGCGAGAGAACGGGGAATTGATCTGCAGAATGTTGTTCCTCAAGACCCGTTGGGAAGGGTGCGTAAACAGGACGTTGCAAACTATGAACCTGAGAGCCGCCCGGCTGCTAACACGTCCCAGGCCGCAGTACAGCAACCAGGACAGCAAGTTGCACAGCAAGCACCAGCATATAACCAATTCAGTAAACCAGTAGAAAGAAGAAAAATGTCGCGCCGCCGTGCCACAATTGCAAAGAACCTTGTCCAGGTCCAGCAAACGGCAGCGATCTTAACGACATTTAATGAAGTCGATATGACTGCTGTCATGAATTTAAGAAAGAAGCGGAAAGATGAATTTTTTGAAGAACATGATGTAAAGCTAGGGTTTATGTCGTTTTTTACGAAGGCAGTCGTCAGTGCGCTTAAACGCTATCCATTACTGAACGCAGAAATTCAAGAAAATGAACTGGTCATTAAGAAATTCTATGACATTGGCGTTGCTGTTTCTACAGAAGAGGGCCTAGTTGTTCCTGTTGTGAGAGACGCTGATCGATTAAATTTTGCCGAGATAGAAAAGGAGATTAGTAATCTGGCATTAAAGGCAAAGGAGTCGAAACTAACTTTATCTGACCTGCAGGGCGGCACATTCACGATTACAAATGGAGGAACATTTGGCTCTTTATTCTCAACACCTATTTTAAATGCTCCTCAGGTCGGAATCTTGGGTATGCACTCCATTCAAAAACGCCCAGTTGCTGTTGATGATGAAACAATCGAAATTCGGCCTATGATGTACATTGCTCTTTCCTATGACCATCGTATTGTCGATGGAAAGGAAGCAGTTGGATTCCTGGTTAGAATCAAGCAATTGCTTGAGGATCCAGAAAAATTACTTTTTGAATCATAAAATCTAGCTTTTGGATGAATAGTGAAAAGAAAATAAAAAAAACCCGGATTTTAACATATGGTTAAAATCCGGGTCTTTTATTTTTCTTTGTTTTATGCGAGCCTCATTGCGAAGTCTTGGTAGCCAAACTTCTGGACGACTCTGCAATCTCCATTTTTATCCTGGATAGCAATCGCCGGCAGTGGCATTCCGTTAAAGGTTGTATTTTTAACCATCGTATAAATAGCCATGTCGCCAAACACCAATCGGTCTCCAATCTGCAAAGGCTTGTCAAAGGAATAGTCGCCAATGACATCACCAGTCAGGCAGGTTTGCCCGCCAAGGCGG is drawn from Bacillus sp. FJAT-18017 and contains these coding sequences:
- the odhB gene encoding 2-oxoglutarate dehydrogenase complex dihydrolipoyllysine-residue succinyltransferase, whose protein sequence is MAKIVIPQLAESITEGTIAQWIKHPGDVVSTGDYILELETDKVNVEITSEFSGVLKEILKEEGDNVAVGEAVAVIEETGSGSTKQANELPVAEDTTAVNEETATEETPAANEAPTDEGKPASTNEVIASPAARKLARERGIDLQNVVPQDPLGRVRKQDVANYEPESRPAANTSQAAVQQPGQQVAQQAPAYNQFSKPVERRKMSRRRATIAKNLVQVQQTAAILTTFNEVDMTAVMNLRKKRKDEFFEEHDVKLGFMSFFTKAVVSALKRYPLLNAEIQENELVIKKFYDIGVAVSTEEGLVVPVVRDADRLNFAEIEKEISNLALKAKESKLTLSDLQGGTFTITNGGTFGSLFSTPILNAPQVGILGMHSIQKRPVAVDDETIEIRPMMYIALSYDHRIVDGKEAVGFLVRIKQLLEDPEKLLFES